AACAAGCTTGACCGTGATATCCGCGATCCCATCGAGTTGATGGATGAAGTCGAAGATGTGCTTAATATCGCTTGTGCGCCAATCACTTGGCCTATCGGCTCGGGTAAGCTGTTTAAAGGCGTTTACCATATTTTGCGCGACGAAGTGATCCTCTATCAAAGTGGTCAGGGTCATATGATCCAGGAAGTGCGCACCGTTAAAGGTTTGGATAACCCAGAGCTTGAAAGTGTGATTGGTGAAGACTTCGCTGAACAGCTGCGTGAAGAAATGGAGTTGGTACAGGGCGCTTCGAATGAGTTTGATATGGAGATGTTCCTGGCCGGTGAATTGACTCCTGTCTACTTTGGTACGGCGTTGGGTAACTTTGGTGTCGATCATATCCTTGATGGCTTAGTCGAGTGGGCACCTAAACCACAGCCCCGTGAATCGGCAGAGCGTCAGGTTGAGCCCGCCGAAGAAAAATTCAGTGGGTTCGTGTTTAAGATCCAGGCCAATATGGATCCAAAGCACCGTGACCGAATTGCGTTTATGCGTATCTGTTCCGGTAAATATCAGAAAGGGATGAAGATGCGTCACGTACGCATTGGTAAAGATATCTCGGTCTCTGATGCCGTCACCTTCATGGCTGGTGATCGTAGCCATGCTGATGAGGCCTTTCCCGGCGATATTATTGGCTTGCATAACCACGGTACGATCCAGATAGGTGACACCTTTAGTCAGGGAGAAAACCTGCGTTTTACCGGCATCCCTAACTTTGCTCCGGAGCTGTTTCGCCGCATTCAACTGAAAGATCCGTTGAAGATGAAGCATCTGCAGAAGGGGTTGCTGCAGTTAGCGGAAGAGGGCGCGGTACAGGTATTCCGTCCACTACGTAACAATGATCTGATTGTGGGTGCCGTAGGTATCTTGCAGTTTGACGTGGTGGTTGCACGTTTGAAAAGCGAATATAAAGTGGAAGCGATCTATGAACCGATTAACGTTGCCACTGCGCGTTGGGTAGCTTGTGATGACCAGCGCAAGTTGGATGAGTTCAGTAAGAAAGCCCACGATAACCTGGCATTGGATGGCGGTGATAATCTTACCTATATCGCACCGACCATGGTTAATCTGAGTCTCGCACAAGAGCGTTTCCCTGAGGTGAAGTTTATGACCACACGCGAGCATTAAGCTGCGTTGGTTAGTAAACGTAAAGAGCGAGTCTATTGACTCGCTCTTTTTGGTTTCAGGCTGAAGTTACAGTGGCATAGTCGGTGTAGCCCGCAGCACCACCGCCATAAAAGGTACTATGGGCATCATCGCCAACAGGGGTCAGTGGAAGTTGGTTCCGCGCTCGATATACAAAATCAGGATTGGTGATAAACGGCTGTCCGAAAGCCACTAGATCCGCGAATCCTTGTGCCAATATCTGTTGGGCTGATGACACTGTGTACTTGCCCGCCACCATAATCGGATGGGGGTAGACCTCTCGTACCTGCTGCCGGAAGCTATCTGGTACTTGAGTGTAGTTTGAAATGTTCTCTGAGAAATGGACATAGGCCAACTGTAAATGAGCGAGTTTGGCCAGTGCCTTAATCGTCAGTTCGGTTATTTCAGGATCTGGTTGCGCAGCTCCCTCTGTCACAAAGGGGGATAGACGTATCGCCACTTTGTTTGCACCAATTGCATTGGCGACGGCCTCGGTGACTTCAAGCATAAAACGCATACGATTGTCCTGACTTCCGCCGTAATCGTCTGTGCGTTGATTACTGCTGATGCGGAGAAATTGGTCGATCAAGTAGCCGTGAGCGCCATGTAACTCAACGCCATCAAAACCCGCTGCCATCGCATTTTTTGCCCCCTGCACAAAATCGGCAATCGTGGCTTTGATCTCTTGCTGAGAGAGCGCTCTGGGCTGATCGGTTTCTATCATGCCAAAGCCACCCTCGGGGAGTGGACCAAACACTTGGTCAGGCTCTTTGATTGCCGAGGCTGAAACAGGCGTTTCACCAGCGATAGTGTGATGGGAGCGGCGACCTACATGCCAAAGTTGGACAAAGATTTTGCCACCGGCTTGATGAACAGCTGAGGTAACCTTCTTCCAGCCGGTGATCTGTTCTTCTGTATAAATACCTGGTGTCATGGCGTAACCGCGTGCGACCGCTGAAATAGGTGCGCCTTCGGTGATAATTAACCCCGCAGAGGCGCGCTGGCCATAATAGGTAGCCATCAGATCGTTAGGAATATCACCCGGTTGATCGGTGCGCGAACGGGTCATAGGTGCCATCGCGATACGGTTGTTCAGATGAAGGCTAGCAAACTGATGTGGTGTGAATAGCATGATTCTCTCCGTTATATCTGCCGATGTTAGCGATCGTTAACGTACTTGGCTTGGATACTAAGCCAGGATATTACTGCGCGATATTCATTTGATATATACGTAGTAATCGAAAACATTTTTGTTAATAACGAAATAATAGGGGTTACACTTTGACTGACTCATGCGTTTAATGTCAGCTTTTTTAACAGTGCTTGCGCGCTTTATATTGTTGTTTTAACTAGTTTGCTGTAAATTTCACCAGGATTTTCGGACGGATCCGCAGTCTTCTATACGCTACTTCATGATGAAGTGGCTGTTTACCTTTGAAGATACTTTCTGCATTTAGTGTGCGGACTTATAAGTGGTTTGGTGACGTCTGTTTTGAAGATAATCTCTTTGTATAGCCGGTTTTTCTGCCGTTGCGCCCGCAGCATTCTATGCACTTGCGTGTGTCTACTCGCTATTGTTTCTCACTCCCTTACTGCCAAGCCTGTGGTCAGTGACCCTCGTTTCTCTCAGCTAACTATCACTGATGGCCTGTCGCAAAGCTCAGTTAACGCGGTGTTAATTGATCGCAATGGTTTTCTCTGGATAGGCACTCACTGGGGGCTGAACCGTTACGATGGTTACAAGGTGTCGCCACTCAATCGTCAGCACAACATCCTCAACAAGGCTTCTATCTATGCATTGTTTGAGGATGATGCGGGGCTCATCTGGATCAGTACCGGTTGGGAAGGGATCTATAGCATCGACCCAGCAACCAGTGAAATGAAACAACGTATTGCGATTAAGTCCCGTAGTTTTGATGAGCCGCTGCAGTCATCGGAATTTATTACTCAAGGCCCAGATGGCAAGATCTGGGTGGTGCTTGATGAAAGCATTGTTAGTTATGACAAAGAAACTGAACAGATCACTACCGTATTCGCCTTGTCCGATGCAGAGGTTGCTGTGCAGCAGCACGTTCGGACGATGGCTTTCTGGCAGGGAGAAGTGCTGGTTGGTACGTCAACAGGCCTGTACCTGCTTGATCGTCTCACTCAGAAACTGACTTTGTTGACTCATCTGCGGCCTGATTCTCGAACCCTTGATGCTGATAATACCAAGGCACTTTATGTTGCTGAGGATGATAGCTTATACATAGGTACCGTTGATGGTTTATTTCGACTTAGCGCTCAACAGGTGGCGGCGTTAATTAAGTCTCCCGAAACAGAACTTTATTCCACCCCCCTTATTGATGGGCGCAACATCTGGAAGATTGTCGTTAGCGGCGAGACGATCTACTTGCCAACAGATGAGGGCGTGTTCCGTTTTATTCCTTCGACACAGACAGCAGAGCAGATATTTCTGCCAAGTGACGCGCCTTATGGTATCTCCAGCGATCAACTTTATGATCTAACTGTCGATGATGAGGGCAATTTGTGGCTTGGTTCGGATGCTGCGGGTGCCCTCTACTGGCAGACCGCCAATGATCTTTTTAGCAACCGCCACAGCTTAAACAGTGAGTTAAGCCATGATGCTGTTTGGTCACTCTATCTACAGGATGAAACAACCTTGTGGCTTGGCAGTGATAATGGCTTAAACCGTTATCGCTTGGATACCGATGAGATAACCGCTTATCTGGTGGATGAAGATCATAAATCGGTAGAATCGTCAGGCTCTATCTATCAAATTCTCAGTGCTGGAGATACCCAACTCTGGTTGTATACGCCGCAAGGTCTTTATCTGTTTGATATGGAAACTGGCCAAGCTGAGCCTTTAACTGATTTAGTACCCGAATCCAGGGCGATATTCGCGATGGACACATGGGGCTATTACCAGGCCCCTGACGACACGATTTGGTTCGTTGGAGAAGAAGCTTTTTATCGTTTTGATCCATTGGCCAATAGCATTGTAGAGCATCAACTATTCGATGTCGGTGAGCTTAAACCTGAACTTGTATGGGGTTTCTTAGGGCAACTGCCTGGTGACGATAACGGCGTATTGGTTAGCGCGACCCATAGTCTTTGGCGACTAGATATCGAAACGGGCGAAACGAGGAAATTGCACAGTATTAGTCGTGCACGGGCTCAGCGATATGTTTATCCGGAAAGTTGGGTTGTTGATCGCAATAATACACTGTGGGTGACCTATCCCGGTGCCGGTTTGGTGGGGCTTGATAGCATCAGCTTTGAGGAGAAATTCCTATATGATCAAACAAATCGCTTACCTGCCAACGAAGTGTATGGCTTGCAGCTGGATGGCCGGGGCGACCTTTGGCTAAGTTCGCTGAAAGGGATCCTAAAGATCAATGTTGATAACCATCACCTGCGCCACTACTCCTACAACCATGGCCTAGCTACCGAAGAGTTTAATGAATTTTCTGCCGTGCAGCTCGCTGATGGTCGTATTGCTTACGGCAGTTATAAGGGCGTGACTTTGTTTGAGCCTAATCAGCTCACTTCGCATGCGCGAGTTCATCCACCCCGTATCGCTATATCCAATATCGAACTACTGTCTCGCGATCTGTCTATGCCGTTAACCAATCT
This is a stretch of genomic DNA from Corallincola holothuriorum. It encodes these proteins:
- a CDS encoding alkene reductase, producing MLFTPHQFASLHLNNRIAMAPMTRSRTDQPGDIPNDLMATYYGQRASAGLIITEGAPISAVARGYAMTPGIYTEEQITGWKKVTSAVHQAGGKIFVQLWHVGRRSHHTIAGETPVSASAIKEPDQVFGPLPEGGFGMIETDQPRALSQQEIKATIADFVQGAKNAMAAGFDGVELHGAHGYLIDQFLRISSNQRTDDYGGSQDNRMRFMLEVTEAVANAIGANKVAIRLSPFVTEGAAQPDPEITELTIKALAKLAHLQLAYVHFSENISNYTQVPDSFRQQVREVYPHPIMVAGKYTVSSAQQILAQGFADLVAFGQPFITNPDFVYRARNQLPLTPVGDDAHSTFYGGGAAGYTDYATVTSA
- the prfC gene encoding peptide chain release factor 3; amino-acid sequence: MSNEGLLSEVNKRRTFAIISHPDAGKTTITEKVLLFGEAIKSAGTVKGRGGTGQHAKSDWMEMEKERGISVTTSVMQFPYQDALVNLLDTPGHEDFSEDTYRTLTAVDSCLMVIDSAKGVEARTIKLMEVTRLRDTPIVTFMNKLDRDIRDPIELMDEVEDVLNIACAPITWPIGSGKLFKGVYHILRDEVILYQSGQGHMIQEVRTVKGLDNPELESVIGEDFAEQLREEMELVQGASNEFDMEMFLAGELTPVYFGTALGNFGVDHILDGLVEWAPKPQPRESAERQVEPAEEKFSGFVFKIQANMDPKHRDRIAFMRICSGKYQKGMKMRHVRIGKDISVSDAVTFMAGDRSHADEAFPGDIIGLHNHGTIQIGDTFSQGENLRFTGIPNFAPELFRRIQLKDPLKMKHLQKGLLQLAEEGAVQVFRPLRNNDLIVGAVGILQFDVVVARLKSEYKVEAIYEPINVATARWVACDDQRKLDEFSKKAHDNLALDGGDNLTYIAPTMVNLSLAQERFPEVKFMTTREH